The proteins below come from a single Ostrinia nubilalis chromosome Z, ilOstNubi1.1, whole genome shotgun sequence genomic window:
- the LOC135086987 gene encoding pyruvate dehydrogenase [acetyl-transferring]-phosphatase 2, mitochondrial produces MSYSNINIIVNSCLKLDPGLRQKLLGNWNKDFLASCPPTYGRSFHSCKQLRQAQKDAVTVLPSPQEVTVILRKNEFNKEFTSGAVKSYDSNQLASNDPIEDTRSEAQCKMTSGLLMGIFDGHGGPACAQVISKRLLNYVAAALLPLNDLKKYIRTEPKENLLDTYNDRVEIVEDLKIMYENSFKEYLQELSNLPREGTDIRASLEQSIMKLDSDISKEVIEPFKKSGTINPKTLSVALSGAVACLSHIDGPHLHVANVGDCNAVLGTLTEDNEWIAKKITKEHNSENFDELKRIWNEHPDSERKTVIRRDRLLGELAPLRSLGDYRYKWSLETLNNVAVPLVGQRAVPPNYHTPPYLTALPDIYYHRLTSKDKFMIIASDGLWDMMTPLQAVKLVGEHMKGKVFFNPLKLPRKNIQLGDINDLLLHRRESLKSKPKDRNAATHLIRHAIGGTEYGVDHSRLAHLLSLAPDVSRMFRDDITVTVVFFDSEYLRQCPT; encoded by the exons ATGAGTTATTCCAATATAAACATAATTGTTAATTCGTGTCTAAAATTAGATCCTGGGCTCCGGCAAAAATTATTAGGTAACTGGAATAAAGACTTTTTAGCTAGCTGCCCACCGACTTACGGGCGCTCATTTCATTCATGTAAACAATTAAGACAAGCTCAAAAAGATGCAGTTACGGTGCTACCATCGCCTCAAGAA gTTACAGTAATTTTACGGAAGAATGAGTTTAACAAGGAATTTACATCTGGTGCAGTTAAGTCCTATGATTCCAATCAACTGGCATCAAACGATCCCATTGAAGATACAAGAAGCGAAGCTCAGTGCAAGATGACATCAG GTCTCTTAATGGGAATTTTCGACGGCCATGGTGGACCAGCTTGTGCTCAGGTGATCTCGAAGAGGCTGTTAAACTATGTGGCTGCTGCGCTACTTCCTTTAAATGATCTAAAGAAATATATTAGGACTGAACCAAAAGAAAATTTGCTGGACACTTATAATGATAGG GTGGAAATTGTAGAAgatttgaaaataatgtatGAGAACAGTTTCAAAGAATATTTACAAGAattatcaaatttacctagagAGGGTACAGACATACGTGCGTCATTGGAGCAAAGTATTATGAAATTAGATAGTGATATATCAAAAGAAGTAATTGAACCCTTCAAAAAATCAGGCACCATTAACCCCAAGACACTATCAGTGGCGCTGTCTGGAGCAGTCGCATGTCTTTCTCATATTGACGGACCTCATTTGCATGTAGCTAATGTTGGTGACTGCAATGCTGTGCTAGGAACCTTGACAGAAGATAACGAATGGATTGCAAAAAAAATCACTAAAGAGCACAATTCTGAAAACTTTGACGAACTGAAAAGAATATGGAATGAGCACCCAGACAGTGAAAGAAAGACTGTGATAAGAAGAGACCGTTTGCTCGGGGAGTTGGCCCCACTGCGCAGTTTAGGTGATTATCGTTACAAGTGGTCTCTGGAGACTTTGAATAACGTGGCCGTCCCACTGGTCGGCCAAAGAGCCGTACCTCCCAACTATCACACACCGCCTTATTTAACTGCACTGCCAGATATTTATTACCATCGACTCACATCGAAAGATAAGTTTATGATCATTGCCTCAGATGGGCTGTGGGATATGATGACACCCTTGCAAGCGGTGAAGTTGGTGGGTGAGCATATGAAAGGCAAAGTGTTTTTCAATCCGCTCAAATTGCCGAGAAAGAATATACAGTTGGGGGACATCAACGATTTGTTGTTACACAGAAGGGAGAGTTTGAAGAGTAAGCCGAAGGATAGGAATGCAGCGACGCACTTGATTCGGCACGCGATCGGCGGGACTGAGTATGGCGTGGACCACTCGCGCTTGGCGCACTTGCTTAGCTTGGCGCCCGACGTCAGCCGTATGTTCCGCGACGACATCACGGTCACTGTCGTTTTCTTCGACTCAGAATATCTCAGGCAATGTCCCAcctaa
- the LOC135086764 gene encoding vesicle-associated membrane protein-associated protein B isoform X1: MPNQVLTIEPPNELKFKVDFTGLFEQGYTTYMRLINPSTETVLFKIKTTAPKKYCVRPNSGVLEPNSKVEIAITPQPVYVDQNEKHKHKFMVQSVIAPEGKTNLEQVWKEISLDQLMDYKLKCVFESPRNLNDAGDNVAQNEVTKKRVAVADEAKSTTKDAVESLIQNEAKRKDDDHTSGNLSAKTTFPKSENVESDLQKATLEVIMLREEESKLRQENLQLKEELLRLHQSAGGDGRAVRPHSYGPEKTAQTASVPWLATALVMAFIGIIIGKFLM; the protein is encoded by the exons atgcctaacCAGGTGTTGACTATAGAGCCGCCAAACGAGCTTAAGTTTAAAG TTGATTTCACAGGACTGTTTGAGCAAGGGTATACCACCTACATGCGACTGATAAATCCAAGCACTGAGACAGTACTCTTCAAGATCAAAACTACTGCACCTAAGAAATATTGCGTGCGACCCAACTCTGGAGTGCTTGAGCCGAATTCCAAAGTTGAAATAgcaa TTACACCACAGCCCGTTTATGTTGATCAAAATGAAAAACATAAACATAAGTTCATGGTTCAAAGTGTTATTGCACCAGAGGGGAAGACCAACTTAGAGCAAGTG TGGAAAGAGATCAGCCTTGATCAGCTCATGGATTACAAGCTGAAATGCGTGTTTGAGTCACCCCGCAATTTGAAC GACGCCGGCGATAACGTCGCGCAGAACGAAGTGACGAAGAAACGAGTGGCCGTGGCCGATGAGGCCAAGTCGACAACAAAG GACGCTGTAGAAAGTCTCATCCAAAATGAGGCAAAGCGGAAGGATGATGACCACACATCTGGAAATTTAAGCGCGAAAAcg ACTTTCCCAAAATCGGAAAATGTGGAAAGTGATTTGCAGAAAGCTACTTTAGAAGTCATTATGTTGAGGGAAGAAGAGAGCAAATTAAGACAAGAAAATCTGCAACTAAAA GAAGAGTTGCTGCGTTTGCACCAGTCCGCGGGCGGCGACGGGCGCGCGGTCCGCCCGCACTCGTACGGGCCGGAGAAAACGGCGCAGACCGCGTCGGTGCCGTGGCTGGCCACCGCGCTAGTCATGGCCTTCATCGGCATCATCATCGGCAAGTTCCTCATGTGA
- the LOC135086764 gene encoding vesicle-associated membrane protein-associated protein A isoform X3: MPNQVLTIEPPNELKFKVDFTGLFEQGYTTYMRLINPSTETVLFKIKTTAPKKYCVRPNSGVLEPNSKVEIAITPQPVYVDQNEKHKHKFMVQSVIAPEGKTNLEQVWKEISLDQLMDYKLKCVFESPRNLNDAGDNVAQNEVTKKRVAVADEAKSTTKTFPKSENVESDLQKATLEVIMLREEESKLRQENLQLKEELLRLHQSAGGDGRAVRPHSYGPEKTAQTASVPWLATALVMAFIGIIIGKFLM, from the exons atgcctaacCAGGTGTTGACTATAGAGCCGCCAAACGAGCTTAAGTTTAAAG TTGATTTCACAGGACTGTTTGAGCAAGGGTATACCACCTACATGCGACTGATAAATCCAAGCACTGAGACAGTACTCTTCAAGATCAAAACTACTGCACCTAAGAAATATTGCGTGCGACCCAACTCTGGAGTGCTTGAGCCGAATTCCAAAGTTGAAATAgcaa TTACACCACAGCCCGTTTATGTTGATCAAAATGAAAAACATAAACATAAGTTCATGGTTCAAAGTGTTATTGCACCAGAGGGGAAGACCAACTTAGAGCAAGTG TGGAAAGAGATCAGCCTTGATCAGCTCATGGATTACAAGCTGAAATGCGTGTTTGAGTCACCCCGCAATTTGAAC GACGCCGGCGATAACGTCGCGCAGAACGAAGTGACGAAGAAACGAGTGGCCGTGGCCGATGAGGCCAAGTCGACAACAAAG ACTTTCCCAAAATCGGAAAATGTGGAAAGTGATTTGCAGAAAGCTACTTTAGAAGTCATTATGTTGAGGGAAGAAGAGAGCAAATTAAGACAAGAAAATCTGCAACTAAAA GAAGAGTTGCTGCGTTTGCACCAGTCCGCGGGCGGCGACGGGCGCGCGGTCCGCCCGCACTCGTACGGGCCGGAGAAAACGGCGCAGACCGCGTCGGTGCCGTGGCTGGCCACCGCGCTAGTCATGGCCTTCATCGGCATCATCATCGGCAAGTTCCTCATGTGA
- the LOC135086764 gene encoding vesicle-associated membrane protein-associated protein B isoform X2: MPNQVLTIEPPNELKFKGLFEQGYTTYMRLINPSTETVLFKIKTTAPKKYCVRPNSGVLEPNSKVEIAITPQPVYVDQNEKHKHKFMVQSVIAPEGKTNLEQVWKEISLDQLMDYKLKCVFESPRNLNDAGDNVAQNEVTKKRVAVADEAKSTTKDAVESLIQNEAKRKDDDHTSGNLSAKTTFPKSENVESDLQKATLEVIMLREEESKLRQENLQLKEELLRLHQSAGGDGRAVRPHSYGPEKTAQTASVPWLATALVMAFIGIIIGKFLM, translated from the exons atgcctaacCAGGTGTTGACTATAGAGCCGCCAAACGAGCTTAAGTTTAAAG GACTGTTTGAGCAAGGGTATACCACCTACATGCGACTGATAAATCCAAGCACTGAGACAGTACTCTTCAAGATCAAAACTACTGCACCTAAGAAATATTGCGTGCGACCCAACTCTGGAGTGCTTGAGCCGAATTCCAAAGTTGAAATAgcaa TTACACCACAGCCCGTTTATGTTGATCAAAATGAAAAACATAAACATAAGTTCATGGTTCAAAGTGTTATTGCACCAGAGGGGAAGACCAACTTAGAGCAAGTG TGGAAAGAGATCAGCCTTGATCAGCTCATGGATTACAAGCTGAAATGCGTGTTTGAGTCACCCCGCAATTTGAAC GACGCCGGCGATAACGTCGCGCAGAACGAAGTGACGAAGAAACGAGTGGCCGTGGCCGATGAGGCCAAGTCGACAACAAAG GACGCTGTAGAAAGTCTCATCCAAAATGAGGCAAAGCGGAAGGATGATGACCACACATCTGGAAATTTAAGCGCGAAAAcg ACTTTCCCAAAATCGGAAAATGTGGAAAGTGATTTGCAGAAAGCTACTTTAGAAGTCATTATGTTGAGGGAAGAAGAGAGCAAATTAAGACAAGAAAATCTGCAACTAAAA GAAGAGTTGCTGCGTTTGCACCAGTCCGCGGGCGGCGACGGGCGCGCGGTCCGCCCGCACTCGTACGGGCCGGAGAAAACGGCGCAGACCGCGTCGGTGCCGTGGCTGGCCACCGCGCTAGTCATGGCCTTCATCGGCATCATCATCGGCAAGTTCCTCATGTGA